A single Pan troglodytes isolate AG18354 chromosome X, NHGRI_mPanTro3-v2.0_pri, whole genome shotgun sequence DNA region contains:
- the MAGEB17 gene encoding melanoma-associated antigen B17, giving the protein MPRGQASKRRAREKRRQARGEDQCLRGAQATAAEKEKLPSSSSPACQSPPQSFPNAGIPQESQRASYPNSLASAISLTSSDEGAKGQKGESPNSFHGPSSSESTGRDLLNTKTGELVQFLLNKYIRKEPITREAMLKVINRKYKQHFPEILRRSTENVEVVFGLYLKEMDPSRQSYVLVSKLDFPNQGSLSDGRGFPLSGLLMVLLSTIFMHGNRATEEEMWECLNALGMYKGRKHFIYGEPQELVTKDLVREGYLEYQQVPSSDPPRYEFLWGPRARAETSKMKVLEFVAKLNDTVASTYKSRYEEALREEEEQARARAAARASARARASRYFQP; this is encoded by the coding sequence ATGCCTCGCGGTCAGGCGAGTAAGCGCCGTGCCCGTGAGAAACGCCGCCAGGCTCGAGGTGAAGACCAATGTCTCAGGGGTGCTCAAGCCACCGCAGCAGAGAAGGAAAAGCTGccatcctcctcctctcctgcaTGCCAGAGTCCTCCCCAGAGCTTCCCCAATGCAGGCATTCCTCAGGAGTCCCAGAGAGCCAGCTACCCCAACTCTCTTGCTTCAGCTATTTCACTCACAAGTTCTGATGAAGGTGCCAAGGGTCAAAAGGGGGAAAGTCCCAACTCCTTCCATGGCCCGTCCTCCTCTGAGAGCACAGGAAGAGATCTTCTGAACACGAAGACGGGCGAATTGGTGCAGTTCCTGCTCAACAAGTATATAAGGAAAGAGCCCATTACGAGGGAAGCCATGCTGAAGGTTATCAACAGAAAGTACAAGCAGCACTTCCCTGAGATACTCCGGAGAAGCACCGAGAATGTAGAGGTGGTCTTTGGCCTCTACCTGAAGGAAATGGACCCCAGCCGTCAGTCCTATGTGCTTGTTAGCAAGCTGGACTTTCCCAATCAAGGAAGCTTGAGCGATGGCAGGGGCTTTCCCCTGAGCGGGCTCCTGATGGTTCTCCTGAGCACCATCTTCATGCATGGCAACCGTGCCACTGAGGAAGAGATGTGGGAATGCCTGAATGCGTTGGGGATGTATAAGGGTAGGAAGCACTTCATCTATGGGGAGCCCCAGGAGCTTGTCACCAAAGATTTGGTGCGAGAGGGGTACCTGGAGTACCAGCAGGTGCCCAGCAGCGATCCTCCACGCTACGAGTTCCTGTGGGGCCCCAGGGCCCGTGCTGAAACCAGCAAAATGAAAGTCCTGGAGTTTGTGGCCAAGCTCAATGATACCGTTGCCAGTACCTACAAGTCCCGGTATGAAGAGGCtctgagagaggaggaagagcaagCCAGAGCCAGAGCGGCAGCCAGGGCTAGCGCCAGGGCCAGGGCTAGCAGGTACTTTCAGCCCTAG